The DNA sequence TGCATCTAATTGTGACTTTCCTTAAAACCAAAGGCTATTCCACCGGTAAATAGAAGATACCAACTAACAGAAATATACCTGCTATTTATGTCGCTGACATGTCGTGAACAATTTCCTTCAAGTCTTTTAAACTGCAGCCTGATGTTCTTTCTATTCCTCTCTTCTTCAGCCTCTACTTTGTCTGAGTTACATCATCTCAACGACCAGCTGCAGCATACATGTTCACCAACAATAAATAATGCCAAAAATTCTCGGGGTCATGATCAATCAACTTATTTGCAATTTGTTCTCCTAAACTTACATCTTGACCAAGGCGGGCTGAGCCAAGCAATTCAGACCACAATGAGGATTCCAGTGGTAAATCGCTATCTACTGGCATGTTTTTCAGTGTTTCTATAGCTTCTTGCATTAGACCAACATTTTCCAAAATATTAGCCAAGCACCAATAATGTGCAAAGCTGGGCTTTATACCAAACGCGTCGCTCATGTTGCCAAAgtattttctttcttctgttACCAGTCCTTCACGGGCACAAGCACATAAGACAGAGACAAATGTGATTTCATCTGGAAGCACAGGGTTATCAACATGACTTTTTCCTGTACTTTCTAATCTACTGCTCAGCAAGTTTGAATACAGATTAAGCCCATCTTTTCGGTTTCCATGGATGCAATACCCCAATATCATTGCATTCCAGCAGACTATGTTCTTGATCGATATCCGATCAAAAATTAAACGAGCAATTTCTGCTCTGCCGCATCTACTATACATATAGATTAAAGTAGTACCAATAATCAAATTCAAGTCTTTAAATTTCTTAATTAGACGCCCATGAACAGATTTTCCTTCCTTCATCCGAGCTGACCTAGCACAAGCACTAACCGCAAGAACTATAGTCGTATCGTTCCCATTCAATCCCCTCTGTGCCATTTCTCTGAACAACTTTAGGCACTTACCAGGATTATTCGAATTCAAATACCCCGTCATCATGACATTCCACCGAACCAAATTCCTACACGGCATTGCATCAAACAACTGTCGTGCaatgatacaagaattacaaggacaacacgaaacacacttcaaaatcagtccacaagatcaaagatccgaggacccttttgaagaccacactcgaattcaacaaacaacaacaagaacacaatNNNNNNNNNNNNNNNNNNNNNNNNNNNNNNNNNNNNNNNNNNNNNNNNNNNNNNNNNNNNNNNNNNNNNNNNNNNNNNNNNNNNNNNNNNNNNNNNNNNNaagaatccaagaatatggtaatcttgggcccttaacactacacacaatggttaacctaactcctacgttgacacaagagaaactttacctcctctaaacaccaacgtctcaagccaacattgcaacacaagtgatatccacacttgttgccctcatttcggtgtggtggctattccaagtcctacaactaaaggtgtttcatgttccaagtcttacatcaatgaacaactaatgagaaaaagacctaaaatgttttatttatattctattacaagacaagacaaaatgacaataatacctttaaagggtggggtggccatggagtgcatttggacccaatgaagtgaccaaaatatccttatggaagatgaccaaatcatgacccattaagtattgcccaaaaccgtgagtcTTCAAGTCTTCGAtactccaagcaatcttccacacacggccttgcttgtgctcaaaacgggtcttccttacatattcttgtgccctcagggtgaccaagtcttgagcatttaaatgatgacctccaagcatgtcttcaaaaattaaggtggccgTTTGAtttgtatcatccttcccttcttgaaaaggattcaacctcgaatccaaaccttgcaagaacaaagagaagacaaacaagcaccacatcctcatgacatgacggttagagttagtacaataaacaaTATCAACATGCCATGGAGGTacacacttgagatataaccacacGTCCTTTGTTATAATCACGAgggacttagaaaaaaaattacaaaggagttggcgaaaggaatcaccatcaaggggtggtctcctaattgaaagtaaagtccaccTAACACATATAACAATATCACTTAAACAAGTGGACCGACCAACAACTATCCATCcttcacaccctaagaagttacCGGTATCGAATGGGAGACGTAACCAAGGGCTTAGTctcggccactctcactttcccctagggtgtcatcctcgaaattaagcaagccctctttatcactattgaaaatatcattgaACTAAAAGAGAgttgagaaaggtgttccataagtcaacttcaaataaagggttTCCATGCATGCACTTgctactagtttcaaaatttccACTAGGAATATGCCCAACATATGAAACACATAAATACGAAGTAGATGGCATTTCTAAGcacatatcaccttctctttcacaaGAGTTTTCCTCCTATACGTACAAATCACACGGGaagccaaaggaccacaatcaaaatcatcttcacaaagacaatcacaactcgggttttctaaatattcaa is a window from the Capsicum annuum cultivar UCD-10X-F1 unplaced genomic scaffold, UCD10Xv1.1 ctg71012, whole genome shotgun sequence genome containing:
- the LOC124894180 gene encoding pentatricopeptide repeat-containing protein At3g51320-like; its protein translation is MPCRNLVRWNVMMTGYLNSNNPGKCLKLFREMAQRGLNGNDTTIVLAVSACARSARMKEGKSVHGRLIKKFKDLNLIIGTTLIYMYSRCGRAEIARLIFDRISIKNIVCWNAMILGYCIHGNRKDGLNLYSNLLSSRLESTGKSHVDNPVLPDEITFVSVLCACAREGLVTEERKYFGNMSDAFGIKPSFAHYWCLANILENVGLMQEAIETLKNMPVDSDLPLESSLWSELLGSARLGQDVSLGEQIANKLIDHDPENFWHYLLLVNMYAAAGR